The DNA region AAGATTGTTCCCCGATCTTCAATAGGACTTTCTCCAATATCAAAGGCTACCATTGGTGTATCAAGAGCATTTATATGATCATCAATAGCAATTTTAATAATATAGGGACGTGCTAATTGTACTCCAGTAACAATTAACAGGAGAAAGATACATAATAATAAAATTTTCCAATATTGTTTACTGTATCCTAAAAGTCTTTTCATTAATTCTGAATCATAGGCATTTTCTATTTTCTTTTCTTCACGAAAATCTTCTCTCATCAAGCTTCCTCCTAACTATTAGCAATTTTCTCTTCTAGTTGTTGTTTTTGATATAAGTCATAATACAGTTTTTCATTTTTTAGTAAATCTTCATGGTTGCCTTTTTCTATAAGTTTACCTTCATCAAAAACAAAAATTTTGTCAGCGTTTTTAATAGTTGAAATTCTGTGAGATATCAAAATACTGGTCTTACCTTTCATAATTTCTTCTAAACTTTCTAAAATTCTTTCTTCAGTTTGAGTATCAACAGCAGAAAGACTATCATCTAAAATTAATATTTTAGGATTTTTTATTAGAGCTCTGGCAATAGAAATTCTTTGTTTCTGTCCTCCGGAAACATTTGAACCTCTTTCTCCTAATAAACTTTTGAATTTATCCGGGAATTCTATTATATTTTCATAAACTTGAGCATCTTTAGAAGCTTTAATAATTTCATCCTGGCTCATATTTGTTGGATTAGCAAAAGCAATATTTTTATTTATAGTATTAGAAAAAAGGAAGTTATCCTGAGGAACATATCCTATATTTTCTCTTACGACTGCTAAAGGAATATCATTTATATCATTGCCATCTATAAAAATCTTCTCTTCTTCAACATTATAAAGACGAAGTAACAAATTAACTAAAGTAGTTTTTCCTGATCCCGTTCTTCCTATAAAAGCAGCTGTTTCTCCAGGATTTATATTTAAATTTATATTTTTTAAAGCATATTCTTCACTATCACTATATTTAAAATCAAGGTCTTTTATTTCTATTTTACCTTTAATTTCTTTAATATTTTCATCAATGTTTTGGTCAAAAATATCCTCTTTTTCATTAAAGATAACATTTAGTCTATCCAGAGAAGCCTGACCTCTTTGCAGATGATTAATTACAAGCCCCAGGGCCATCATTGGCCAGGTCAGCATTCCTAGATAGCTATTAAAAGCAACAAAGTCACCTAAAGAAATTGTCCCTCTTATAACTAATATTCCTCCATAACCAATAACTATTAAAAAACTTAAAGCTGATATAAACTGTACTAATGGATGAAAAAGAGATGAATACTTAAACATATCTACATTTTTCTCATAATTTTCTCTATTAGATTCTGCAAATTTATCTATTTCTTCTTTTTCCTGGGCAAATGCTTTTACCACTCTAATACCAGCAAAATTCTCCTGAGCTTTATCAGACATATTAGAAAATGATTTCTGTACTTTTTTATATTTGCTGTGTATTATTTTACCAAATTTAACAGCCATTAGAGATAAAAAAGGTAAAGGTATAAGAGCCAGAAGAGTTAATCTAATATCAATAGTAAAAATTAAAATTCCAATAGTAGCTGTAGTCAGAAAAACTGCATCTGCTATCATAACTATACCAGGGCCCATTGCCATTCTTACTGCATTAATATCATTAGTAGCATGAGCCATAAGATCACCTGTTTTATGATCATTAAAATATCTTGTTGATAGAGATTGTAATTTGTTATAAAAATCTTCTCTGATATTTTTTTCTATAAGACGACCGGTACCAAAAATAAAATATCTCCAGAGAAAGCGAAATATAGCAGTACCTAAGGCAAGAATAATAATTAGACCGGCATATTTTATAAGACCGGTGGTATCTAATAAATCATATTTAATTTTATCGGTAATATTTCCAAGTAATTTTGGAATAATTAATTGTAAGCCATCAACAATTATAAGCCAGATAACGCCAAGTATATATCTTCCTTTATATTTTTTGAAAAAACTCAGATAAGTATATTTATCCATAATTTTACTCCCCTTGAAATGATTTTATATAAGATAAAAATATTAATCCATATCATAAATTTTAAACAAAAAAGTGTAAAAACCTTTATTTTAAACTCAATAATTTAAAAAAATTAATAATAACATATCTTGTTATCTAATTATAATTATTATATAATTAAAAATAACTTGTATATTTCTGAATAGCAAGTAGTTAGGAGGTAAATGATGGAGTTTACTCTTAATCTTTTTAAATTTTACGATTTAGGTAATCCCCTTGAAAGAAGTGAAATAATAAAAATAATTAATAAAATGAATATTAAATCAAGCAATATGGAAAAATATCATTTTGATTCTGATAAAGGTGAACCTGATTATATTAATTATCCTGAACCTATTACTTTATATATGACTAGAAAGACTAAAAAAGATGAAGAAATAGAAATAGTGACTAAAATTTTCAATTATGGAGCTCTTACATTAAAAACTGAATTAAAACCTAAAATTGAAAACATTAAAGATATTAAAAAATTTTATGAAGAAGAAAAAATTATTACTAGAATTGAAAATTTATTTGATAAAATATTTAACTTATTTCATCAGAGTTTTTCTCAAGATAATAGCCAAAAAGAAAAGTATACTTCAAAACAAAATTTTACAAATCTCTACCCAGTTTACTGTATTTCTGAAACTGGTTATAATAATGTAAAAAAGTTAATTGATGATAATGAAGATGAAATTGCCGGTTTATTATTGGGGATAAGTGATCATAATAATTTTAGTGAAAAGCAAATAAATAATATATTAAAATTTAACACAAGATTTTATAATAAGGATTATAGTATTATTCACTGGAATGGAACACTGGCCATTGATAATGAAGCTGATTATGATGATCTTTTATTTATTATTGAAATTGCAAATATCCAATTTATTAAATTACGAGCCTATGATGATTATATTGGTAATTATTTATCTGATTATCTTGATTTATCTAAAAACAAATTTAAAAGAGGTATTAATTTTTTCAATCCAGTTTCTCAAATGATAAAAAATATAAGTAGAATTAGAGTTGAATTAGAGCATATAACAGAAATGATGGATAATTTCGAAAAGTTTTTTGGTAAATGGTATATGGCCAAAATTTATTATTTGGCAAGTAGTGCTTTTGAAATACCGAGATGGAAAAAAATTATTGAATCCCGTTTAGATACAGTTGATGATCTTTATACTATGATTAATAATGAAAAAAATAGAAAGAAAATGTTGTTTTTAAACTTTCTTACTTTATTACTTTTTGTATTATGGTTTTTCATATAAAAAAAGCCCCTTTGA from Halanaerobiales bacterium includes:
- a CDS encoding ABC transporter ATP-binding protein, translating into MDKYTYLSFFKKYKGRYILGVIWLIIVDGLQLIIPKLLGNITDKIKYDLLDTTGLIKYAGLIIILALGTAIFRFLWRYFIFGTGRLIEKNIREDFYNKLQSLSTRYFNDHKTGDLMAHATNDINAVRMAMGPGIVMIADAVFLTTATIGILIFTIDIRLTLLALIPLPFLSLMAVKFGKIIHSKYKKVQKSFSNMSDKAQENFAGIRVVKAFAQEKEEIDKFAESNRENYEKNVDMFKYSSLFHPLVQFISALSFLIVIGYGGILVIRGTISLGDFVAFNSYLGMLTWPMMALGLVINHLQRGQASLDRLNVIFNEKEDIFDQNIDENIKEIKGKIEIKDLDFKYSDSEEYALKNINLNINPGETAAFIGRTGSGKTTLVNLLLRLYNVEEEKIFIDGNDINDIPLAVVRENIGYVPQDNFLFSNTINKNIAFANPTNMSQDEIIKASKDAQVYENIIEFPDKFKSLLGERGSNVSGGQKQRISIARALIKNPKILILDDSLSAVDTQTEERILESLEEIMKGKTSILISHRISTIKNADKIFVFDEGKLIEKGNHEDLLKNEKLYYDLYQKQQLEEKIANS